One Pyrus communis chromosome 13, drPyrComm1.1, whole genome shotgun sequence genomic window carries:
- the LOC137712280 gene encoding uncharacterized mitochondrial protein AtMg00810-like gives MAQPPGFESVTHPSHYVCKLHKLLYGLKQAPRAWNDRFTSFLPSLGFQVSQADPSLFIQQSSKGTVLLLLYVDDVILTGSSSTLINQVITALTAEFEMKDLGLLHYFLGLQISYTSEGLFVSQTKYIHELVDKVDLQDSKPCSTPCLPYHRLLKDDGQPYHSPAQYRSIVGTLQYLTFTRPDIAFSVNQACQFMHNPMISHVIAVKRILRYLKGTSTYGIHFKPGPLHLQSYSDADWAGDPNDRRSTSGFVVFLGSNPISWASKKQHTVSRSSTEAEYRALAITVAELAWIRQLLCDMHIPLHASPMIYCDNISAIALSTNPVFHAKSKHIEIDYHFVRERVTRGDLQVHHVSSTDQSADILTKGLSAPLFQHHCHNLMLSVLEH, from the coding sequence ATGGCCCAGCCACCAGGGTTTGAGAGTGTCACACATCCTTCACACTATGTTTGCAAGCTTCACAAATTATTATATGGTCTCAAACAGGCTCCTCGAGCCTGGAATGACAGGTTCACTAGCTTCTTACCAAGCTTGGGTTTTCAAGTCTCACAGGCTGATCCCTCACTGTTTATACAACAGTCTTCCAAGGGCACGGTGTTGTTGCTGTTGTATGTGGATGATGTCATTCTCACAGGTAGCAGCTCTACATTGATCAACCAAGTGATCACTGCTCTCACTGCAGAATTCGAAATGAAGGACTTGGGTCTTCTGCACTACTTTCTGGGTTTGCAGATCAGTTACACCTCAGAGGGTTTGTTTGTGTCTCAAACAAAGTATATTCATGAGTTAGTTGATAAAGTTGACCTCCAGGACTCTAAACCGTGTTCTACACCTTGTCTCCCATACCACAGACTTCTCAAGGATGATGGGCAGCCATATCATAGTCCAGCTCAATATCGAAGTATTGTTGGCACTCTGCAGTATCTTACTTTCACCAGACCTGACATTGCATTTTCTGTCAATCAAGCTTGTCAGTTTATGCACAATCCTATGATTTCTCATGTTATTGCCGTTAAGAGAATCCTTCGTTATCTCAAAGGGACATCAACTTATGGCATTCATTTTAAACCTGGACCATTGCATCTGCAATCTTatagtgatgcagattgggcaggtgatCCAAATGATCGAAGATCTACTTCAGGTTTTGTTGTCTTTCTTGGTTCTAACCCCATCTCATGGGCATCAAAGAAGCAACACACGGTATCTCGATCATCCACAGAAGCTGAGTATCGAGCTTTGGCAATCACAGTTGCAGAACTTGCCTGGATTCGCCAATTACTCTGTGATATGCATATACCTTTACATGCCTCTCCGATGATCTATTGTGACAATATCTCAGCTATTGCCCTCTCTACTAATCCTGTGTTTCATGCCAAGTCCAAACACATCGAGATCGACTATCATTTTGTCCGTGAGAGAGTCACTcggggtgatcttcaagttcaTCATGTGTCTTCGACCGATCAATCAGCTGATATTCTAACCAAGGGACTGTCTGCCCCATTATTTCAACACCATTGCCACAATCTGATGCTTAGTGTTCTCGAGCATTAG
- the LOC137712970 gene encoding cellulose synthase-like protein G3: MPTTTHDGLPPLHTHKPSLRTTTNRVFVVVHFSAILALLYRHTLSLLHSTTLTSFFITLTFLISDTLLAFMYTTTQSLRMKPIYRTEFPENLKRVVEEPDFPALDVFICTADPYKEPPMNVVNTALSVMAYDYPTEKVSVYVSDDGGSALTLFAFMEAAKFASHWLPFCRNNNIVERCPEAYFETDHSRFPEAEKIKIMYQGMKVKVNNVMERGKVDQEYLTGEREIQAFSKWTDGFTRQDHPAVIQVLLDNSEDRDITGHLMSNLIYVSREKSRTSPHHFKAGALNALLRVSATMTNAPIVLTLDCDMYSNNPDTPLRALCYLSDPKLRSKVGYVQFPQRFQGINKTDIYASEFRHLFIINPWGFDGLLGPNYVGTGCFFSRRAFFGGPSELIPPEIPQLHPNNVVDKPLQNPEVLELANHVASCNYENNTTWGHKMGVRYGSLVEDYFTGYIMLCEGWNAIFCNPERAAFLGDAPINLLDALNQSKRWAIGLLEVALSKYSPVTYGVRAMGPLMGLGFAYGFWAFWAIPITTYAFVPQLALLNGITLFPKVSDPWFLLYVFVVLGAYGEELVDFVLSGGTFLKWWNNQRMWMIRGLSSFAFGFVEYFLKSLGISTHGFNVTSKVLDEDQSKRYEQGMMEFGVSSPFFVPLTVAAIVNLAAFAWGHVEIFRGGGSLEGLFMQMFIAGFGIVNCVPIYEAMINRNDKGKILTKTSLVSTILAFVLYALAFVTLRN; encoded by the exons ATGCCCACCACCACCCATGATGGGCTCCCACCACTTCACACCCACAAGCCCTCTCTTCGAACTACCACGAACCGTGTATTCGTGGTGGTTCATTTTAGTGCCATCTTAGCCCTGCTCTATCGCCATACACTCTCCCTCCTCCACTCCACAACCCTTACCTCTTTCTTCATCACCCTCACCTTCCTCATCTCCGACACTCTTCTTGCTTTCATGTACACCACTACACAATCTTTGCGCATGAAACCAATTTATCGCACTGAATTCCCCGAAAACCTGAAAAGGGTTGTTGAAGAACCTGATTTTCCTGCTTTGGACGTGTTCATATGCACAGCTGATCCCTACAAGGAGCCACCAATGAACGTGGTGAACACAGCCCTATCGGTCATGGCTTATGACTATCCAACCGAGAAGGTATCAGTGTATGTTTCAGACGATGGCGGCTCAGCTCTGACTCTCTTTGCTTTCATGGAGGCTGCCAAATTTGCAAGCCACTGGCTACCTTTCTGCAGGAACAACAACATAGTGGAACGCTGCCCGGAAGCTTATTTTGAAACGGATCATTCTCGGTTTCCTGAAGCCGAGAAGATAAAG ATTATGTACCAAGGCATGAAAGTGAAGGTAAACAATGTAATGGAGAGAGGCAAAGTCGACCAGGAATATCTAACTGGAGAACGGGAAATTCAAGCTTTTAGCAAATGGACAGATGGATTTACACGGCAAGATCATCCTGCTGTCATTCAG GTTCTTTTGGACAATAGCGAAGACAGAGACATCACAGGCCATCTGATGTCAAACCTAATTTACGTCTCTAGAGAAAAAAGCAGAACATCACCCCACCATTTCAAAGCTGGTGCACTTAATGCCCTT CTACGAGTTTCAGCTACCATGACCAATGCTCCAATAGTCTTAACCCTAGACTGTGATATGTACTCCAATAATCCCGATACACCACTTCGCGCTCTATGTTACCTATCAGACCCTAAGCTTCGATCCAAAGTAGGGTATGTCCAATTCCCTCAACGTTTTCAAGGAATCAACAAGACTGACATATATGCAAGTGAGTTCAGGCATCTGTTCATTATCAACCCATGGGGATTCGATGGGCTATTAGGACCAAATTATGTAGGAACCGGATGCTTTTTCTCCCGACGAGCATTCTTCGGAGGGCCATCAGAGCTTATACCACCAGAAATTCCCCAACTACACCCTAACAATGTAGTTGACAAGCCCCTTCAGAATCCAGAGGTTTTGGAATTGGCAAACCATGTTGCATCTTGCAACTATGAGAACAATACCACTTGGGGACATAAG ATGGGAGTAAGATATGGCTCACTCGTGGAGGACTACTTCACGGGTTATATCATGCTTTGCGAGGGATGGAATGCCATATTTTGCAATCCAGAAAGGGCAGCATTTTTGGGGGATGCCCCGATCAACCTTCTCGATGCGTTGAATCAAAGCAAGAGATGGGCCATAGGCCTCCTTGAGGTAGCTTTATCAAAATATAGTCCAGTCACATACGGTGTTCGGGCCATGGGTCCTCTGATGGGCCTTGGTTTCGCCTATGGTTTTTGGGCCTTTTGGGCCATTCCCATCACCACATATGCCTTCGTCCCACAGCTAGCGCTCCTCAATGGGATCACCCTATTTCCAAAG GTTTCGGATCCATGGTTTCTCTTGTATGTGTTTGTTGTCCTTGGAGCCTATGGTGAAGAACTCGTTGATTTTGTATTATCTGGAGGAACATTCCTTAAATGGTGGAATAACCAGAGAATGTGGATGATTAGGGGACTCTCAAGCTTCGCGTTTGGATTCGTTGAGTACTTTCTCAAGTCCTTAGGCATTTCCACACATGGGTTTAATGTGACCAGCAAAGTCCTTGATGAGGACCAAAGCAAAAGATATGAACAAGGCATGATGGAGTTTGGAGTCTCATCTCCCTTCTTTGTGCCACTTACAGTGGCTGCCATTGTCAACCTGGCTGCCTTTGCTTGGGGCCATGTAGAGATTTTCCGAGGTGGTGGTAGCTTGGAAGGATTGTTTATGCAAATGTTTATAGCTGGATTTGGCATAGTGAATTGCGTACCAATTTATGAAGCCATGATCAATAGGAATGATAAGGGAAAAATTCTTACAAAAACTAGTCTGGTTTCAACAATTCTGGCATTTGTTCTCTACGCATTGGCTTTTGTCACTCTGAGgaactga